Genomic segment of bacterium:
CGCCGTGGATGAAGTACACGCGGCGGACCTTGAACGGAAGGTCGCCGTCGAGTACCGACAGCTTCCCGTTCTCGTCGCGGAACGTGGGGATCCGGAGGGTGACGGCCATCAGGCCCCTCCTCCCCGCATCAACCGGGTTTCCTCGCCACGCACCAGACCGAAAGGCCGGCGGGAAGGGCCAGGGAACGGAGGAGGGCATTTTCAAGGCGGCCGATGGCCGTCAGCATCGAATTGATCGCCGCGGAACGGAGAGAGAGGTCGGAACTTCTCCCGCGGCGGATTCCGGCGAACCGTTTTTCGAGGATGGTGCGTAGCAGCAGCGCGGGCGGCAGGGCCGCGGCGTTCCGGTAGGTCAATTCCCGGACGGCGAGCCCGGCGGATTCGACCAGGGACCGGACCTGCCCCCACGTATATCGCCTCTCCCCGTGGACCGCGCGGTCGTGCGACCCGGCCAGGCGGGGGAAGGCCGCGGCCTGCAGCAGAAGGATTCCGCCCGGCCGGAGCACCCGTGCGCATTCCCTGACCGCCGCGAAGTCGTCGGCTACGGCCCGGTGGTAGACCAGGTCCAACGCGAGCACCGCGTCGAAACGGCCGGAAGCGAACGGGAGCGCGCAGGCGTCCCCCCGCATGACCCGGCGGAGCCCGCGGTCCCGGACGTGCGCGAGCGCTTCCGGGGAGACATCGACTCCGAAGGCGTCCCGGTCTTCCATCTTCGCCAGGAGACCGCCCGTGCCGCACCCGACGTCGAGGACCCGTTTCGCGTTTCCGAGCCGGTCGAGCGCCAGCGCGTGGAGCGACCGGTACCACCAGTGGCGATCCTCGTGTTCGCGGAGGCGATCGTATTCCCTACTCTCCACACCGCCCCTTCCTCTCCCCGACGACGGAGCGAACGACGTACTGCGGGGTCCCGTTGACCGTGAGCACCAGTTGCCCCAGGTATTCGCCGATCACACCCAGGATCAGCAACTGGACGCCGGAGAGCAGCATGACCGCCACGATGAGCGAGGGCCATCCCACGGGAAGGCCGGGGTTTTCCAGTTTCTCCGAGATGACGGACCAGGAGGCGGCCACGCCCGCAAGACTGACTCCGAGGCCGAGCATCGTTGCCGTACGGAGGGGCAAAACGGAGAAATTGACGGTCATCGCACCCCAGAGGCGGAGCAACTTTCCCACGGAGTAGCCGGAGGACGGCTTCCGGGACGGATCGTGCACGGTGGTCAATACGCCGATGTTCCT
This window contains:
- a CDS encoding class I SAM-dependent methyltransferase; the protein is MESREYDRLREHEDRHWWYRSLHALALDRLGNAKRVLDVGCGTGGLLAKMEDRDAFGVDVSPEALAHVRDRGLRRVMRGDACALPFASGRFDAVLALDLVYHRAVADDFAAVRECARVLRPGGILLLQAAAFPRLAGSHDRAVHGERRYTWGQVRSLVESAGLAVRELTYRNAAALPPALLLRTILEKRFAGIRRGRSSDLSLRSAAINSMLTAIGRLENALLRSLALPAGLSVWCVARKPG